The proteins below come from a single Candidatus Cloacimonadota bacterium genomic window:
- a CDS encoding phosphatidylglycerophosphatase A has translation VNILQKLPEGWGVMADDVMAGIYANLILQVLVRIF, from the coding sequence GGTAAATATCCTGCAGAAACTTCCCGAAGGTTGGGGAGTTATGGCAGATGATGTGATGGCTGGAATTTATGCGAATCTGATTTTGCAGGTTTTGGTGAGGATTTTTTAG